DNA from Pseudophryne corroboree isolate aPseCor3 chromosome 7, aPseCor3.hap2, whole genome shotgun sequence:
AACATGAGAATAAGGTTTCAGGCTGGTTGTGGGAAATTTGAGGGTTGATATTACAAAATATTAATTTCCTAAAGCAACAGACACCAAAGCACTTGCCAGATGTAACGACAGGAATGTAAAATATGCTCAAAATTAAATTAGATTTTTCCAGAGGAGAAGCCAGTAATTCCAGAAAGATGAAATGGAACGGTCCTCAGTCAGATGTCCGTATTCTACTTACAGATGTAAATGTGAAGCACTTGGATGACAACTTACCAACAAACTTTCTGGAACGTCTTGCATTCTGCATCACAAGGTCAGATTGCCATGACAACTATTAAAGGCCAACTGTAGCCTACGGACAATGCATGCCGCCATTTTGCTGGCTTTACCGATATTCATGAAAATGCATCCTAGGGAACAGTGGCAGCACCAAAGCCAAATATGGTGTCAGCCATTTTGCAAGTTGAACCAACATTCATGTCAATGCTGCCTATCTATTCTCTAGGAACCAGGGATATCACTGAGGCAAAAACTGAAGCCACCATTTTGCGTTCTGAGCTACGAAACTTGAGATTGCCAGGACCGCTAGCATGTTGTTAGGCTTCATGCTCATGTCTTCTGGTTaggacacaaaatggctgcctccactgcatATAGATGACTGCAAGCAGAAATTTCACCTCAGAATGCTCAGGTTACCATTGTAAAGCCACATACTAGGGTAATGGCATGCCGTACAATGAAAGCAGGTGGAGGAGAGATCCGGTCAGCAACTACAATGTATAAAAGATTAAAATATTTATTGTCGTCAACTCTTGAAACCGCTACAGGAACGTCCGCATTAGTAAATGACATCAAAGGGTTAAATTACATCAAAGACATATCCCTATACTGCTTTTGTTAagttccacaaaaaaaaaatctCAGAGGTCTAGAAACTCTGCACTAGCACACAATGCAGCATGACATATGGCTGACGTTCAGACAGCTCTGCAGTGGAATCATGCAGAGCGTGTTAGTGAAGTCTCTACAGGAGGCGGTGCGATGCTCTGCAGGCAAGTGAGGTAATAGATTATCGGAAAGATCTCTCCCACTGTGGTATTGCTCTGGTGAGATATCTGTCGCCTCCATAAAGCAAATACTCTGAAGGTCTTTGTGCCATTCAGCAGGCCTGGCTAAATAAAGTCTACATGCCGCAGCCTGCCCCCTTCCTGGTTAGTCGTCAGTCTTTTGTGCCTCATCTCTCTGCCTCTGCTGCAGGGTTCGAGTCTGCACCTCTAGTGCCGTTAGAGTGTTGTGCTCCTCCGGAGTAGCTCATGTCCATACCTATTTGCTGTCCCCTCGGGTCATGGGAAAAATGGCCGCTACTGATACCTTGCTGAAGAGGTGGGGACGTGGCCAGTGAAGAAAGGTATCCACTTTCTGAGGCTTTTAAGCGGGAAAACATGGTGAGAGCATCTGGAAAGTTTGGAGGGGTGGCGGGAGTGTTGGCGGGCGTGCCCATCTGAAGAGAAAGAATAAAGGATTTGCGTCTTAGCTGCAAGAAAACCTGTTACCTATCAACTGAAGACATGGCTTGGGTAAGGGTGGTGGTAAATATAAATATTCACTAGGAACAAGAGGCTTCACACAGACATAACACACAGTCTCCTGCATCACAGCAGTTTAAAGTGGACTGGTCACCTAGACATCATGGAGGCGGCCATATTGTGAACTGAAGACGGCCATATTGTGAGCTGAAGGCAGCCATATTGTGAGCTGAAGCAACATTCATGATAATATGTCTGATCTAAACAATGGGAACCTCATAAAAATAAGTCAGGCAGTACATCTGTGATTTCACTAGCTACTGCAAATGTTTAGGCTACTGTACATTCAGTCCACAATATGGACACCTCCAGGACTTACAAAGAGGCCCTTACACTTTCAGTATCACATGAACTTACCTATTCTTTATATATCTGTTTAATCAGACAAACCACTTAACTACTATGCTGGTAAGCTAAGATCTATGTCACATTGATGTAGCACCCTGAACTCCGAATCTGCTTACGCCATGTTTTCAGGTTCAGGTGAATTAATCTAGTTTACTGGGCCAGTACTTATTCAGGTAGACACTGAAAAAACCATATAAAATACTTGCTGTAGAACTGTGCCTGTAGAATGCATTGGAATATAAAGCCCCACAATATACTTTACAACTCCCAGGCCCTAACGTCTGTGTTATATGTAGCTCCTCACACCGTCATTGCTTTGTTCTAGCACAGAGTTCCCCACGCCCCGGCACCAATCTCTACCACAGGCTATTCCATACGGTGCACACAACTCACCATTTGGTGATGGGGAATATACGGGTGACTTGACTCCTGGAAGAAGGCGCTAAGAGCAGTCTGTAGAAGGAAGACAAATATAATATGGTAattagggaggagagagagagagagagagagagagagagagagagagaaaggaagaaaagagagagaagggaagaggagagcaagagagagagagagagagagagagagagagagagagagagagggggtgtataggggagaaagagagaggggatgggggagagaagacagggagagagagagagagagagagagagagagagagagagagagagaagggaagcaGGGAGGGTAGGAAGGAAAGAGATCATAAAAGTGAGGGAGGACAGGAGAGAGAACAGAGGGTGAGGGatgaaggggagagagaaagacaggagGGTGTAgacggagagagagggaggagatagaGAAAGAAAGTGAGGAGAaggaacagagagaggggggggagagtagACACAACAGACATAGGTGAAGAggagagagaagaaagaaagaaagaaagaaagagaaagaaagaaagaa
Protein-coding regions in this window:
- the LOC134945883 gene encoding UBA-like domain-containing protein 1 → MSGDIEQLKQQLLVSQFVLAAGCATDQAEQLLRAAHWQYETALSAFFQESSHPYIPHHQMMGTPANTPATPPNFPDALTMFSRLKASESGYLSSLATSPPLQQGISSGHFSHDPRGQQIGMDMSYSGGAQHSNGTRGADSNPAAEAER